Proteins from a genomic interval of Lolium perenne isolate Kyuss_39 chromosome 1, Kyuss_2.0, whole genome shotgun sequence:
- the LOC127327697 gene encoding uncharacterized protein isoform X3 — MDSAVLSLTCAGLGAPEEDEDGGAVGYVKGEHCLDNLKDLQRLLRRDDPERREVFKQVCKWKIASRDLVPIIENYQADRNLVITAVKVLVFLTMPVDPSSEDVAQQIEYLWDLKAALTRNVAIAVIVSLLEDPLDHLERTAFTEDDWKLVQLVLTLFRNLLAVQEITLPQKASGEATQLLFLADSFLELMFQENMMDLILVLTQHIDEPSGYLKHENLLLLEIFHYLFLGRDPELIAKVRTEGSKVNRDIDTSIDSLRLMMEKEDREKKMFRQRNAEQHSHNGIFTFLSMDGSKSLCKGNPSSAIASANSLRKIRSVQKGPQKRIAWDNELLYIPKEGIMETLRSFLDQFLSGGYNVLMQSICDDIVKEHQSIEKSDNITFFKVVRFVLAFQHEKASNAQKSSAGPQISETSPSNESEDNLPFRGDICGPVAATLNEDMFNIVISRWRETYEDLKQTKDYKTLSAAGSLMKNMIGMIYLVLKVHPEDSRESQTARVLLYKLFYDQTEQGLTQFLLNLFRSFDTHKQPKSALADLVETIHIMLQLMEKLQSRGALRVAKRTRKGRKKKTSGDKNENAKPETENMETENMETENVETENMETENVETENVEQSYIDPTGGTKCTSDSLPDLRSEDPLAELTVPEEGKVDSNVTELPDTAVETVVSLEGTTQLGGDPSCAGSAEMKGNAINEEEDTSDSSADDCPPATSEADFNVSRLISSLANNSVVQNICWLLRHYKTNSFRTNHYIICMLRRFCEDLELSPMLYQLSLLTTFYDILAEQQASSSKEYANIVNFLSKVIRKMLRAMKKQPLLFVEILFWKSRKECHLIDADALLNEIKGDVNNNASEVGASKGWRGPVNIADSLGDDEADNVIPQEPYDADKDGDSSSGEREGDNQKSMGATNRRNRLLSLSGSDSEDNDRNTVSRRSQNSGVPKRRGRSIFNEEQEKLISDLYEKYKDDRKCSHLIAEALDPSGKISSAQISRKLTQLGLRNAKKRTKVPEAPLSAGDLATQPQNHTLDDPKPESTRRRRKRLHGLSSNHDNGANHPISSDEETLQALKSRTKTKELSSEDFSPSISQHQDEALQGTDSDDETIGSMLSRGKKKRLSASDFTANGQEHQDSSKNMAPVVETIGLNTMDVSLQPESNSLDDNSGHAGEAELLDDFSEPEMDNRENSEQRVTNEMNMTESGDMGSSYGSQKAGSKRRNRLVIDDDDDDE, encoded by the exons ATGGACTCGGCGGTGCTCTCGCTCACCTGCGCCGGCCTCGGTGCCCCCGAGGAGGACGAAGACGGCGGCGCCGTCGGCTACGTCAAGGGCGAGCACTGCCTCG ACAATCTGAAGGATCTGCAGAGGCTGCTGCGGCGGGACGACCCGGAGCGGCGGGAGGTCTTCAAGCAGGTCTGCAAGTGGAAGATCGCGTCCAGAGATCTGGTGCCCATCATCGAGAACTACCAGGCCGACCGCAACCTGGTGATCACGGCAG TGAAAGTGCTGGTATTCCTTACCATGCCTGTGGACCCTTCATCAGAGGATGTTGCACAGCAGATTGAGTATCTGTGGGATTTGAAGGCTGCACTGACGCGCAATGTTGCAATCGCGGTCATTGTGTCTCTTCTTGAGGACCCATTAGATCACttggaaag AACTGCATTCACGGAAGATGACTGGAAGCTAGTTCAGCTGGTGCTTACTTTGTTCCGGAACCTCTTGGCTGTTCAAGAAATCACATTGCCTCAGAAGGCATCTGGGGAAGCTACCCAGTTACTATTCCTGGCTGACAGTTTTTTAGAGCTCATGTTTCAAGAAAACATGATGGACCTAATCTTGGTGCTAACTCAGCATATTGATGAGCCCTCTGGTTATCTCAAGCACGAAAATCTTCTTTTATTGGAGATCTTTCATTATCTCTTCTTAGGCCGGGACCCTGAATTGATTGCCAAAGTTCGTACTGAAGGCTCAAAG GTTAATAGAGATATTGATACATCAATTgattcgttgagattgatgatggAGAAGGAAGATAGGGAAAAAAAGATGTTCAGGCAACGAAATGCAGAGCAGCACTCACACAATGGAATTTTTACGTTCCTTTCAATG GATGGGTCTAAATCATTGTGCAAAGGGAATCCCAGCTCAGCAATAGCATCTGCAAATAGCCTCCGGAAAATACGAAGTGTCCAAAAAGGCCCTCAGAAAAGGATAGCATGGGATAATGAACTTCTTTACATTCCAAAGGAGGGTATTATGGAAACGCTAAGAAGTTTCCTGGATCAATTTTTATCTGGAGGATATAATG TCCTGATGCAGTCTATTTGTGATGATATCGTGAAGGAACATCAATCTATCGAGAAATCTGATAACATTACATTCTTCAAAGTTGTTCGATTTGTCTTAGCTTTTCAACATGAGAAAGCATCAAATGCTCAG AAATCTAGTGCTGGGCCCCAGATCTCTGAGACTTCACCAAGCAATGAATCTGAAGATAATCTACCATTTCGTGGTGACATATGTGGACCTGTTGCAGCCACATTGAATGAAGATATGTTCAATATAGTCATTTCCAGGTGGCGTGAGACCTATGAAGACCTGAAGCAAACTAAAGATTACAAAACACTTTCAGCCGCTGGGTCCTTAATGAAGAACATG ATTGGCATGATATACTTGGTGCTAAAAGTTCACCCTGAAGATTCAAGGGAATCTCAAACAGCTCGTGTTTTACTGTATAAGCTGTTCTATGATCAGACAGAACAAGGCCTTACTCAATTTCTCCTGAACTTGTTCAGATCTTTTGATACTCATAAGCAACCAAAAAG TGCTCTTGCGGATCTGGTAGAAACAATTCATATCATGCTACAGCTCATGGAGAAGCTTCAATCACGTGGTGCTTTAAGG GTTGCGAAGaggacaagaaagggaagaaaaaAGAAGACATCAGGTGACAAAAATGAGAATGCCAAACCTGAAACAGAGAACATGGAAACAGAGAATATGGAAACAGAGAATGTGGAAACAGAGAATATGGAAACAGAGAATGTGGAAACAGAGAATGTGGAACAAAGCTATATTGACCCAACAGGTGGGACTAAATGTACATCTGATTCACTTCCAGATTTGAGAAGTGAGGATCCTCTGGCAGAGCTTACTGTCCCGGAGGAGGGAAAAGTTGATTCCAACGTCACAGAACTACCAGATACAGCTGTGGAAACGGTGGTAAGTCTGGAGGGCACCACACAGCTTGGGGGTGATCCATCTTGTGCAGGTAGTGCTGAAATGAAAGGAAATGCCATTAATGAAGAGGAAGATACTTCAGATTCTTCAGCTGATGATTGCCCCCCAGCTACCAGCGAAGCTGATTTTAATGTATCACGGTTAATATCCAGCCTTGCCAACAATTCTGTTGTCCAAAATATATGCTGGTTGTTAAGGCACTATAAAACTAACTCCTTTCGAACAAATCACTACATCATATGCATGCTGCGAAGATTCTGTGAAGATCTGGAGCTGTCACCAATGCTCTATCAG CTATCGCTTCTAACTACCTTCTATGATATATTAGCTGAACAGCAGGCGTCGAGTTCAAAGGAGTATGCAAACATTGTAAATTTTCTATCTAAAGTTATAAGGAAGATGCTGAGGGCAATGAAAAAACAGCCACTGTTATTTGTTGAGATACTCTTCTGGAAATCACGAAAGGAGTGTCATCTCATTGATGCTGATGCCCTACTGAATGAGATCAAGGGGGATGTTAACAATAATGCTAGTGAAGTCGGTGCAAGTAAGGGATGGAGAGGTCCAGTAAATATAGCAGATTCTCTTGGCGATGATGAAGCTGACAATGTTATACCACAAGAACCATATGATGCTGATAA GGATGGAGATTCATCTTCTGGTGAGCGTGAAGGTGATAATCAGAAGAGCATGGGTGCCACAAATAGAAGGAACAGGTTACTGTCACTTTCAGGCAGTGACTCTGAGGATAATGATAG GAATACTGTATCAAGACGCTCTCAGAATTCAGGGGTCCCAAAGAGACGAGGGCGTTCCATTTTTAACGAAGAGCAAGAGAAGCTTATCAGTGATCTTTACGAGAA ATATAAGGATGACCGTAAATGCAGCCATCTAATTGCTGAAGCTTTAGATCCCAGTGGAAAGATATCTTCGGCTCAAATTTCTCGAAAGCTTACACAGCTAGGTCTCAGGAATGCCAAGAAGAGGACAAAAGTTCCAGAGGCACCTCTCTCAGCTGGAGACCTAGCTACACAACCACAAAACCACACACTAGATGATCCCAAGCCAGAGAGCACCCG GCGCAGAAGGAAAAGGTTACATGGGTTAAGCAGTAATCATGACAATGGCGCTAATCATCCAATATCATCTGATGAAGAAACACTGCAAGCACTTAAGAGCAG AACCAAAACTAAGGAGCTGTCCTCGGAGGATTTTTCGCCGAGTATATCACAGCATCAAGATGAGGCTTTGCAAGGCACGGATTCTGATGATGAGACCATAGGTTCTATGCTTAG TAGAGGAAAGAAGAAAAGGTTATCTGCGTCAGATTTTACCGCGAATGGACAAGAACACCAAGATTCTTCGAAGAACATGGCTCCGGTCGTTGAGACTATTGGTCTAAATACAAT GGACGTGTCTCTCCAACCGGAGTCAAACTCACTTGATGATAACAGTGGTCATGCTGGCGAGGCTGAACTTTTGGATGACTTCAGTGAGCCCGAGATGGATAATCGTGAGAATAGTGAGCAAAGGGTCACCAATGAGATGAACATGACTGAATCTGGGGACATGGGAAGCTCCTACGGTAGTCAAAAGGCTGGTTCGAAAAGAAGAAACAGACTTGTaattgatgacgatgatgatgatgagtag
- the LOC127327697 gene encoding uncharacterized protein isoform X2 — protein sequence MDSAVLSLTCAGLGAPEEDEDGGAVGYVKGEHCLDNLKDLQRLLRRDDPERREVFKQVCKWKIASRDLVPIIENYQADRNLVITAVKVLVFLTMPVDPSSEDVAQQIEYLWDLKAALTRNVAIAVIVSLLEDPLDHLERTAFTEDDWKLVQLVLTLFRNLLAVQEITLPQKASGEATQLLFLADSFLELMFQENMMDLILVLTQHIDEPSGYLKHENLLLLEIFHYLFLGRDPELIAKVRTEGSKDQVNRDIDTSIDSLRLMMEKEDREKKMFRQRNAEQHSHNGIFTFLSMDGSKSLCKGNPSSAIASANSLRKIRSVQKGPQKRIAWDNELLYIPKEGIMETLRSFLDQFLSGGYNVLMQSICDDIVKEHQSIEKSDNITFFKVVRFVLAFQHEKASNAQKSSAGPQISETSPSNESEDNLPFRGDICGPVAATLNEDMFNIVISRWRETYEDLKQTKDYKTLSAAGSLMKNMIGMIYLVLKVHPEDSRESQTARVLLYKLFYDQTEQGLTQFLLNLFRSFDTHKQPKSALADLVETIHIMLQLMEKLQSRGALRVAKRTRKGRKKKTSGDKNENAKPETENMETENMETENVETENMETENVETENVEQSYIDPTGGTKCTSDSLPDLRSEDPLAELTVPEEGKVDSNVTELPDTAVETVVSLEGTTQLGGDPSCAGSAEMKGNAINEEEDTSDSSADDCPPATSEADFNVSRLISSLANNSVVQNICWLLRHYKTNSFRTNHYIICMLRRFCEDLELSPMLYQLSLLTTFYDILAEQQASSSKEYANIVNFLSKVIRKMLRAMKKQPLLFVEILFWKSRKECHLIDADALLNEIKGDVNNNASEVGASKGWRGPVNIADSLGDDEADNVIPQEPYDADKDGDSSSGEREGDNQKSMGATNRRNRLLSLSGSDSEDNDRNTVSRRSQNSGVPKRRGRSIFNEEQEKLISDLYEKYKDDRKCSHLIAEALDPSGKISSAQISRKLTQLGLRNAKKRTKVPEAPLSAGDLATQPQNHTLDDPKPESTRRRRKRLHGLSSNHDNGANHPISSDEETLQALKSRTKTKELSSEDFSPSISQHQDEALQGTDSDDETIGSMLRGKKKRLSASDFTANGQEHQDSSKNMAPVVETIGLNTMDVSLQPESNSLDDNSGHAGEAELLDDFSEPEMDNRENSEQRVTNEMNMTESGDMGSSYGSQKAGSKRRNRLVIDDDDDDE from the exons ATGGACTCGGCGGTGCTCTCGCTCACCTGCGCCGGCCTCGGTGCCCCCGAGGAGGACGAAGACGGCGGCGCCGTCGGCTACGTCAAGGGCGAGCACTGCCTCG ACAATCTGAAGGATCTGCAGAGGCTGCTGCGGCGGGACGACCCGGAGCGGCGGGAGGTCTTCAAGCAGGTCTGCAAGTGGAAGATCGCGTCCAGAGATCTGGTGCCCATCATCGAGAACTACCAGGCCGACCGCAACCTGGTGATCACGGCAG TGAAAGTGCTGGTATTCCTTACCATGCCTGTGGACCCTTCATCAGAGGATGTTGCACAGCAGATTGAGTATCTGTGGGATTTGAAGGCTGCACTGACGCGCAATGTTGCAATCGCGGTCATTGTGTCTCTTCTTGAGGACCCATTAGATCACttggaaag AACTGCATTCACGGAAGATGACTGGAAGCTAGTTCAGCTGGTGCTTACTTTGTTCCGGAACCTCTTGGCTGTTCAAGAAATCACATTGCCTCAGAAGGCATCTGGGGAAGCTACCCAGTTACTATTCCTGGCTGACAGTTTTTTAGAGCTCATGTTTCAAGAAAACATGATGGACCTAATCTTGGTGCTAACTCAGCATATTGATGAGCCCTCTGGTTATCTCAAGCACGAAAATCTTCTTTTATTGGAGATCTTTCATTATCTCTTCTTAGGCCGGGACCCTGAATTGATTGCCAAAGTTCGTACTGAAGGCTCAAAG GATCAGGTTAATAGAGATATTGATACATCAATTgattcgttgagattgatgatggAGAAGGAAGATAGGGAAAAAAAGATGTTCAGGCAACGAAATGCAGAGCAGCACTCACACAATGGAATTTTTACGTTCCTTTCAATG GATGGGTCTAAATCATTGTGCAAAGGGAATCCCAGCTCAGCAATAGCATCTGCAAATAGCCTCCGGAAAATACGAAGTGTCCAAAAAGGCCCTCAGAAAAGGATAGCATGGGATAATGAACTTCTTTACATTCCAAAGGAGGGTATTATGGAAACGCTAAGAAGTTTCCTGGATCAATTTTTATCTGGAGGATATAATG TCCTGATGCAGTCTATTTGTGATGATATCGTGAAGGAACATCAATCTATCGAGAAATCTGATAACATTACATTCTTCAAAGTTGTTCGATTTGTCTTAGCTTTTCAACATGAGAAAGCATCAAATGCTCAG AAATCTAGTGCTGGGCCCCAGATCTCTGAGACTTCACCAAGCAATGAATCTGAAGATAATCTACCATTTCGTGGTGACATATGTGGACCTGTTGCAGCCACATTGAATGAAGATATGTTCAATATAGTCATTTCCAGGTGGCGTGAGACCTATGAAGACCTGAAGCAAACTAAAGATTACAAAACACTTTCAGCCGCTGGGTCCTTAATGAAGAACATG ATTGGCATGATATACTTGGTGCTAAAAGTTCACCCTGAAGATTCAAGGGAATCTCAAACAGCTCGTGTTTTACTGTATAAGCTGTTCTATGATCAGACAGAACAAGGCCTTACTCAATTTCTCCTGAACTTGTTCAGATCTTTTGATACTCATAAGCAACCAAAAAG TGCTCTTGCGGATCTGGTAGAAACAATTCATATCATGCTACAGCTCATGGAGAAGCTTCAATCACGTGGTGCTTTAAGG GTTGCGAAGaggacaagaaagggaagaaaaaAGAAGACATCAGGTGACAAAAATGAGAATGCCAAACCTGAAACAGAGAACATGGAAACAGAGAATATGGAAACAGAGAATGTGGAAACAGAGAATATGGAAACAGAGAATGTGGAAACAGAGAATGTGGAACAAAGCTATATTGACCCAACAGGTGGGACTAAATGTACATCTGATTCACTTCCAGATTTGAGAAGTGAGGATCCTCTGGCAGAGCTTACTGTCCCGGAGGAGGGAAAAGTTGATTCCAACGTCACAGAACTACCAGATACAGCTGTGGAAACGGTGGTAAGTCTGGAGGGCACCACACAGCTTGGGGGTGATCCATCTTGTGCAGGTAGTGCTGAAATGAAAGGAAATGCCATTAATGAAGAGGAAGATACTTCAGATTCTTCAGCTGATGATTGCCCCCCAGCTACCAGCGAAGCTGATTTTAATGTATCACGGTTAATATCCAGCCTTGCCAACAATTCTGTTGTCCAAAATATATGCTGGTTGTTAAGGCACTATAAAACTAACTCCTTTCGAACAAATCACTACATCATATGCATGCTGCGAAGATTCTGTGAAGATCTGGAGCTGTCACCAATGCTCTATCAG CTATCGCTTCTAACTACCTTCTATGATATATTAGCTGAACAGCAGGCGTCGAGTTCAAAGGAGTATGCAAACATTGTAAATTTTCTATCTAAAGTTATAAGGAAGATGCTGAGGGCAATGAAAAAACAGCCACTGTTATTTGTTGAGATACTCTTCTGGAAATCACGAAAGGAGTGTCATCTCATTGATGCTGATGCCCTACTGAATGAGATCAAGGGGGATGTTAACAATAATGCTAGTGAAGTCGGTGCAAGTAAGGGATGGAGAGGTCCAGTAAATATAGCAGATTCTCTTGGCGATGATGAAGCTGACAATGTTATACCACAAGAACCATATGATGCTGATAA GGATGGAGATTCATCTTCTGGTGAGCGTGAAGGTGATAATCAGAAGAGCATGGGTGCCACAAATAGAAGGAACAGGTTACTGTCACTTTCAGGCAGTGACTCTGAGGATAATGATAG GAATACTGTATCAAGACGCTCTCAGAATTCAGGGGTCCCAAAGAGACGAGGGCGTTCCATTTTTAACGAAGAGCAAGAGAAGCTTATCAGTGATCTTTACGAGAA ATATAAGGATGACCGTAAATGCAGCCATCTAATTGCTGAAGCTTTAGATCCCAGTGGAAAGATATCTTCGGCTCAAATTTCTCGAAAGCTTACACAGCTAGGTCTCAGGAATGCCAAGAAGAGGACAAAAGTTCCAGAGGCACCTCTCTCAGCTGGAGACCTAGCTACACAACCACAAAACCACACACTAGATGATCCCAAGCCAGAGAGCACCCG GCGCAGAAGGAAAAGGTTACATGGGTTAAGCAGTAATCATGACAATGGCGCTAATCATCCAATATCATCTGATGAAGAAACACTGCAAGCACTTAAGAGCAG AACCAAAACTAAGGAGCTGTCCTCGGAGGATTTTTCGCCGAGTATATCACAGCATCAAGATGAGGCTTTGCAAGGCACGGATTCTGATGATGAGACCATAGGTTCTATGCTTAG AGGAAAGAAGAAAAGGTTATCTGCGTCAGATTTTACCGCGAATGGACAAGAACACCAAGATTCTTCGAAGAACATGGCTCCGGTCGTTGAGACTATTGGTCTAAATACAAT GGACGTGTCTCTCCAACCGGAGTCAAACTCACTTGATGATAACAGTGGTCATGCTGGCGAGGCTGAACTTTTGGATGACTTCAGTGAGCCCGAGATGGATAATCGTGAGAATAGTGAGCAAAGGGTCACCAATGAGATGAACATGACTGAATCTGGGGACATGGGAAGCTCCTACGGTAGTCAAAAGGCTGGTTCGAAAAGAAGAAACAGACTTGTaattgatgacgatgatgatgatgagtag
- the LOC127327697 gene encoding uncharacterized protein isoform X1 — MDSAVLSLTCAGLGAPEEDEDGGAVGYVKGEHCLDNLKDLQRLLRRDDPERREVFKQVCKWKIASRDLVPIIENYQADRNLVITAVKVLVFLTMPVDPSSEDVAQQIEYLWDLKAALTRNVAIAVIVSLLEDPLDHLERTAFTEDDWKLVQLVLTLFRNLLAVQEITLPQKASGEATQLLFLADSFLELMFQENMMDLILVLTQHIDEPSGYLKHENLLLLEIFHYLFLGRDPELIAKVRTEGSKDQVNRDIDTSIDSLRLMMEKEDREKKMFRQRNAEQHSHNGIFTFLSMDGSKSLCKGNPSSAIASANSLRKIRSVQKGPQKRIAWDNELLYIPKEGIMETLRSFLDQFLSGGYNVLMQSICDDIVKEHQSIEKSDNITFFKVVRFVLAFQHEKASNAQKSSAGPQISETSPSNESEDNLPFRGDICGPVAATLNEDMFNIVISRWRETYEDLKQTKDYKTLSAAGSLMKNMIGMIYLVLKVHPEDSRESQTARVLLYKLFYDQTEQGLTQFLLNLFRSFDTHKQPKSALADLVETIHIMLQLMEKLQSRGALRVAKRTRKGRKKKTSGDKNENAKPETENMETENMETENVETENMETENVETENVEQSYIDPTGGTKCTSDSLPDLRSEDPLAELTVPEEGKVDSNVTELPDTAVETVVSLEGTTQLGGDPSCAGSAEMKGNAINEEEDTSDSSADDCPPATSEADFNVSRLISSLANNSVVQNICWLLRHYKTNSFRTNHYIICMLRRFCEDLELSPMLYQLSLLTTFYDILAEQQASSSKEYANIVNFLSKVIRKMLRAMKKQPLLFVEILFWKSRKECHLIDADALLNEIKGDVNNNASEVGASKGWRGPVNIADSLGDDEADNVIPQEPYDADKDGDSSSGEREGDNQKSMGATNRRNRLLSLSGSDSEDNDRNTVSRRSQNSGVPKRRGRSIFNEEQEKLISDLYEKYKDDRKCSHLIAEALDPSGKISSAQISRKLTQLGLRNAKKRTKVPEAPLSAGDLATQPQNHTLDDPKPESTRRRRKRLHGLSSNHDNGANHPISSDEETLQALKSRTKTKELSSEDFSPSISQHQDEALQGTDSDDETIGSMLSRGKKKRLSASDFTANGQEHQDSSKNMAPVVETIGLNTMDVSLQPESNSLDDNSGHAGEAELLDDFSEPEMDNRENSEQRVTNEMNMTESGDMGSSYGSQKAGSKRRNRLVIDDDDDDE; from the exons ATGGACTCGGCGGTGCTCTCGCTCACCTGCGCCGGCCTCGGTGCCCCCGAGGAGGACGAAGACGGCGGCGCCGTCGGCTACGTCAAGGGCGAGCACTGCCTCG ACAATCTGAAGGATCTGCAGAGGCTGCTGCGGCGGGACGACCCGGAGCGGCGGGAGGTCTTCAAGCAGGTCTGCAAGTGGAAGATCGCGTCCAGAGATCTGGTGCCCATCATCGAGAACTACCAGGCCGACCGCAACCTGGTGATCACGGCAG TGAAAGTGCTGGTATTCCTTACCATGCCTGTGGACCCTTCATCAGAGGATGTTGCACAGCAGATTGAGTATCTGTGGGATTTGAAGGCTGCACTGACGCGCAATGTTGCAATCGCGGTCATTGTGTCTCTTCTTGAGGACCCATTAGATCACttggaaag AACTGCATTCACGGAAGATGACTGGAAGCTAGTTCAGCTGGTGCTTACTTTGTTCCGGAACCTCTTGGCTGTTCAAGAAATCACATTGCCTCAGAAGGCATCTGGGGAAGCTACCCAGTTACTATTCCTGGCTGACAGTTTTTTAGAGCTCATGTTTCAAGAAAACATGATGGACCTAATCTTGGTGCTAACTCAGCATATTGATGAGCCCTCTGGTTATCTCAAGCACGAAAATCTTCTTTTATTGGAGATCTTTCATTATCTCTTCTTAGGCCGGGACCCTGAATTGATTGCCAAAGTTCGTACTGAAGGCTCAAAG GATCAGGTTAATAGAGATATTGATACATCAATTgattcgttgagattgatgatggAGAAGGAAGATAGGGAAAAAAAGATGTTCAGGCAACGAAATGCAGAGCAGCACTCACACAATGGAATTTTTACGTTCCTTTCAATG GATGGGTCTAAATCATTGTGCAAAGGGAATCCCAGCTCAGCAATAGCATCTGCAAATAGCCTCCGGAAAATACGAAGTGTCCAAAAAGGCCCTCAGAAAAGGATAGCATGGGATAATGAACTTCTTTACATTCCAAAGGAGGGTATTATGGAAACGCTAAGAAGTTTCCTGGATCAATTTTTATCTGGAGGATATAATG TCCTGATGCAGTCTATTTGTGATGATATCGTGAAGGAACATCAATCTATCGAGAAATCTGATAACATTACATTCTTCAAAGTTGTTCGATTTGTCTTAGCTTTTCAACATGAGAAAGCATCAAATGCTCAG AAATCTAGTGCTGGGCCCCAGATCTCTGAGACTTCACCAAGCAATGAATCTGAAGATAATCTACCATTTCGTGGTGACATATGTGGACCTGTTGCAGCCACATTGAATGAAGATATGTTCAATATAGTCATTTCCAGGTGGCGTGAGACCTATGAAGACCTGAAGCAAACTAAAGATTACAAAACACTTTCAGCCGCTGGGTCCTTAATGAAGAACATG ATTGGCATGATATACTTGGTGCTAAAAGTTCACCCTGAAGATTCAAGGGAATCTCAAACAGCTCGTGTTTTACTGTATAAGCTGTTCTATGATCAGACAGAACAAGGCCTTACTCAATTTCTCCTGAACTTGTTCAGATCTTTTGATACTCATAAGCAACCAAAAAG TGCTCTTGCGGATCTGGTAGAAACAATTCATATCATGCTACAGCTCATGGAGAAGCTTCAATCACGTGGTGCTTTAAGG GTTGCGAAGaggacaagaaagggaagaaaaaAGAAGACATCAGGTGACAAAAATGAGAATGCCAAACCTGAAACAGAGAACATGGAAACAGAGAATATGGAAACAGAGAATGTGGAAACAGAGAATATGGAAACAGAGAATGTGGAAACAGAGAATGTGGAACAAAGCTATATTGACCCAACAGGTGGGACTAAATGTACATCTGATTCACTTCCAGATTTGAGAAGTGAGGATCCTCTGGCAGAGCTTACTGTCCCGGAGGAGGGAAAAGTTGATTCCAACGTCACAGAACTACCAGATACAGCTGTGGAAACGGTGGTAAGTCTGGAGGGCACCACACAGCTTGGGGGTGATCCATCTTGTGCAGGTAGTGCTGAAATGAAAGGAAATGCCATTAATGAAGAGGAAGATACTTCAGATTCTTCAGCTGATGATTGCCCCCCAGCTACCAGCGAAGCTGATTTTAATGTATCACGGTTAATATCCAGCCTTGCCAACAATTCTGTTGTCCAAAATATATGCTGGTTGTTAAGGCACTATAAAACTAACTCCTTTCGAACAAATCACTACATCATATGCATGCTGCGAAGATTCTGTGAAGATCTGGAGCTGTCACCAATGCTCTATCAG CTATCGCTTCTAACTACCTTCTATGATATATTAGCTGAACAGCAGGCGTCGAGTTCAAAGGAGTATGCAAACATTGTAAATTTTCTATCTAAAGTTATAAGGAAGATGCTGAGGGCAATGAAAAAACAGCCACTGTTATTTGTTGAGATACTCTTCTGGAAATCACGAAAGGAGTGTCATCTCATTGATGCTGATGCCCTACTGAATGAGATCAAGGGGGATGTTAACAATAATGCTAGTGAAGTCGGTGCAAGTAAGGGATGGAGAGGTCCAGTAAATATAGCAGATTCTCTTGGCGATGATGAAGCTGACAATGTTATACCACAAGAACCATATGATGCTGATAA GGATGGAGATTCATCTTCTGGTGAGCGTGAAGGTGATAATCAGAAGAGCATGGGTGCCACAAATAGAAGGAACAGGTTACTGTCACTTTCAGGCAGTGACTCTGAGGATAATGATAG GAATACTGTATCAAGACGCTCTCAGAATTCAGGGGTCCCAAAGAGACGAGGGCGTTCCATTTTTAACGAAGAGCAAGAGAAGCTTATCAGTGATCTTTACGAGAA ATATAAGGATGACCGTAAATGCAGCCATCTAATTGCTGAAGCTTTAGATCCCAGTGGAAAGATATCTTCGGCTCAAATTTCTCGAAAGCTTACACAGCTAGGTCTCAGGAATGCCAAGAAGAGGACAAAAGTTCCAGAGGCACCTCTCTCAGCTGGAGACCTAGCTACACAACCACAAAACCACACACTAGATGATCCCAAGCCAGAGAGCACCCG GCGCAGAAGGAAAAGGTTACATGGGTTAAGCAGTAATCATGACAATGGCGCTAATCATCCAATATCATCTGATGAAGAAACACTGCAAGCACTTAAGAGCAG AACCAAAACTAAGGAGCTGTCCTCGGAGGATTTTTCGCCGAGTATATCACAGCATCAAGATGAGGCTTTGCAAGGCACGGATTCTGATGATGAGACCATAGGTTCTATGCTTAG TAGAGGAAAGAAGAAAAGGTTATCTGCGTCAGATTTTACCGCGAATGGACAAGAACACCAAGATTCTTCGAAGAACATGGCTCCGGTCGTTGAGACTATTGGTCTAAATACAAT GGACGTGTCTCTCCAACCGGAGTCAAACTCACTTGATGATAACAGTGGTCATGCTGGCGAGGCTGAACTTTTGGATGACTTCAGTGAGCCCGAGATGGATAATCGTGAGAATAGTGAGCAAAGGGTCACCAATGAGATGAACATGACTGAATCTGGGGACATGGGAAGCTCCTACGGTAGTCAAAAGGCTGGTTCGAAAAGAAGAAACAGACTTGTaattgatgacgatgatgatgatgagtag